The sequence AAAACAATTTTCTCTTAAGTAAATACCAATATGTATTATAGGAATGTAGTGAAGACCAGACGGTTTATACGCTGCATCTACAATACTTTTTCCCTAAGTGCATATCTATATGTATTGTAAGATTATATTCATTTGCAAATGTTCTTCATGTAATACACTACAAACTTCTCATTTCATAATTGCTTTATCCCATTCGTAGTGTTTATAACAATGGTAAGTATTTAAGATTCTGATTGGATAGTTGGACTTCTGATCGTATTGAAATTATATGGCTCATCTACAGGTGCTTCTAGGAGGCGGAGGATATAGTAGGCAAATGCGTATTGTAAGTGACACTATCAAAAACCATCCAGTTTTTCATGGTACAACCAAATATGTACTGCAATTTTTACCAGTACATATGGATTTTTCTTTCATATCACATGCATAATCAACAAGGGTATTCATAAGAAAACAAAGTAATAACGATACATCAACAAGTACATGGTGATATGTACTTCATTTTTCGCAATACAGACAAATACGTACTGGCAGTTGACACTATCAAAAACTACAGGCAAATACGTACTGGCAGTTGACACAATCAAAAACTATCCAGTTATTCACGGTACAACCAAATATCCATCAGTATTcgacaatacatattgatatgtacctgATGCATATGCAATCCAAGTATTCAATAATACAAATAATACAAATTGATATATAGCGCTGATGAATTCTACTTATATTCAACAATACAAAACATATTGCTATGTATTGTATTAACACATACTgcatattatttttttggtattCAATGATACATACTGACATGTATTACATCAACGAATCACTTTTTCTtaagtacatatcgatatgttcAAGCATAAACTATGCTAGGATTTTATACAATAtatatcatcaactaatcacTCTTTCCCTTACTACATATTTAAATGTATTCAAGCATGAACTAAGGGTTTAGCAAAAATCTGAAAACTTTTATATATCCAGAACTTGAAAAAAATTGTGAAACTTTCAATATTCCACTACacatacaaaaaccccaaattcataGCAGTAACTATGAAATTAGtaattttgtaacaaaaattctcaaaaaaatacgaacctaagaaataaaaattgaagaagatCAAAAAAATTACAACAAATACCTGTTAAATAGCTTCAAAATCTGTTATGCTAATTACAGtgtatattgatatgtattgcacCAACGAATTGATGTTAATAGGAGATTGAAAACATTAATTTTTCGATTAACAtcaatttcttcaagaaaaactTGAAACTGAAAAAACCCCAGTTTTGatataaaattgaaattgaaaaacttAATACATACCTTAATTATATGTAAACCCATATCATCATCAGCATCAATAAAATCTTCTTCGTTAACATTAGTTTCTTCAAGAGTATCTGAGATTCACACGATTTTTCGAATTTTCTGTAActtgtttgatttttgattgtcttttttttttgaatctagggttttgattttcttttctctgatgaagaagaagaatgaaatatcgatgaaaacaagaagaaaagtgAAAATTGTTTTTTTGTACGCGTGTTTTCTTCTCTGCTAGTGACACGCGTGTTGTTAGGGTTACCTTGATAATTTTATGCTTTTTGAAATTTTGTTGGACCAGCAAGCAAATGTTTTATCTCGCTGGACTACATATTAACCCGGATCGGGTTTTATGGACTAAATAACAAATTTCTCGTATAATATTGCTTGACTAAGGTATAGCCACCGCATTGCCATTTCTCTTGGTTCAATTCTTTCTCCTTAGGCCACTGACGCTTGTAGAATCCTAAAGCTTGTGCTTCTTCTTGGTTTCCTACGCAAGCTTTCTCAAAGTTATTATCATTCAAGTTTGACCCACTGCGATATAAATCAAATTCGAAATGCCCATCTATAAAAAATTCGAAATGCCCATCTAAAAAAATTTGCACGATAAATTGCAGAAAAATTACTCTGTTTTCAAATTACGCCTAAAAAGCATAAAATTAAGAAACCATTCAAACAACTAAAGATTACTTACGAGTTATTCTCTTCTTATCCTGTCAGGCCTTTCATCAACTAGAGCTTTCAACGAAACTAAACTGTTTGTATGTGGAATTACCTCAAATATGTATTCGTTATTACTGTGTCCAATGTGTTGCGCAATCCCATGTTTTGGATCATAACAAAGACACTCACCATCTTGCCAGATCAAGAGTCCACCGCCTTTTGTAATAGAGAGTGGAAAAATGAACATACTAGTTGAGATACTGAACTCCTTCCTCCAACTCAAAGTATGGAATTCTTTCCCGCTCAAATCATTACCAGTTCTCTTTCTTAACAACCACACGTCATTTTTCTTATCATCCCTCAAATATTCTACAACACACAAGCATCCGTCCACTTCAAAAAGGGGAAGGCCGAAATCATCCGTTATAGAAGGTGGCAAACtgataacttcatgaaatttttcGTCAGCTATATTGAAGGCCACAATTGTGCTGTCATAAGACAACCAATAAATTTCTCCATTCACAAAGATGCCCCCTCGACGGGAAAATACATACCTAATATCATCTTTGTTTCTCCATCCATGATCACTAGTACCACCAAGAGTATATACTTGGACCTGTCGTTTCACAGAGGTGCTTCTTCTGCTTAAAATTCTAACGACCTTGTATTCATTAGTTGAATGATGGTAGCCAAATCCTCCAGACTCGTACTCCTGAGAATCCATCAATTTGGGAAGACACAAGTACTCTTTGGTGACAGGGTTACAAATATAGATAGGATCGCCGTCAATACTTAAAGAACAACAAATTAAACCATTGCAAGAACCAATAATAGATTTGTAGCAATAGTGATCGTATCTCCGAATAGTAGGATGACTGATCCTCTTGATTGGTGGCATGTACAATCCGACCTCCTCTTCGTTAGTCTTAACATAATCGTGATACCAAAGTGAAAAACCGCTGAAGATTGAAAAATCTATAATTAACATAAGGAAGCCGTGGTCATAAGCATAATGATCACCACCATTAATAAGCTGGCGATATATGACATGCTGTAGTGCGAAAAAGGGATCCTTAAGAATACCTAACCATGCTTTGCaaactagtttacaattaaaGATCGATTGAATAGGTAATCGGCAAAATACCTGTAGGACAACATCATATGGCAATACCTTCTCCATTCCTCAATGGCTCATGCCTTTTCAAACCTCTGATGACGATTTTGAAGAACACCTAGATATATACAGTACATGTAAGCGCTTTGGATATATATCGTTTGTTGAGAGAATCATGGGGAAACAAGAAAGTCACTTCAAAACTGCCTCGCACAAAACAAGCCCTAACAGAAAAGAAGGGATTGGGCTTACGTGTGACATGTTATAACGCTAATGGAATACCGGTTTACTGGAGAAGTTATCAAATCCCGTATAGGACAAtggacaaacaaaaaaaatattttgccttatATGAGAAGACTTGGTACCCTTACTAATAAATAGGTAACTATATTAGCAGTTCCGGTAAATGTGAATTCTTAATCAATTCTAATGATtctgttttggatttttttaacgAAAATGATTCGTGACTTCCAAATTCTGTGCTCCAAATACTCCCAACATGAGGTGGCATCCATTGAATCCTTTTTATTTTCTAACTTATGTATGTGGTTATAActttcacaaaagaaaaaaaataatcaattaaaagaaaAAGCAGTAGTGCAGTACCGAAAACTAGAGATGCAAGTGGAAATGGAGATAGTGATTGACGTTTCCAGAATTTCGAGGGTATTAAtatgtgatggtgatgatgatgatgaactaatGATATATGCTATTAAAATCCTTTCTCAACTAAGGGGAATATTAGGAGATGATACAGACATGTTAAAGTTATGCTAATGAATACATGGTATAATGGGGAGTATGATTATGATCGTCTCACATACTATACCTTATTAGGAATTCAAAATACCGATTTCATTGGGCTGAATTTGATCAaaaaaatttgataaaaaaaatttagagTAATTTTATCTCAGTGATCAAGTGAAGCGCTGATGAATATTGACTCTTGGGTAGTAAGTATATTTATGAAATGCTGGTGATTACTATTAATATAGATTGGAAATATTTATGAGATTGAAATTTCAGTCGTCAGCTGTGTGGATGAGATAACAAAGAAAGAACTCAAAGAAGTCcttgaagaggaaaaaaaagaagaaatatgcGAAGAAAAAAAGCAAGACTAGAAAAAAATGGAAACTGGTTGCTTATATGGATTGCCACCTCATGTTGGGAGCATTGGGAGCACGGAATTTGAGAGTCACAAATTATTTTCGTTCTTTTAATTCTGAGCTATATTTATATTCGAAAATGCTATTTCGCTCCCTATTTTCCACCTCCATATAATTTAAGCCTCACATCCATATCGAAATCCGTATTCACGTTCAGGTGGGGTTCACCATTCCCCTTATGTGGGGTTTAGATTGTAGGGAGGAGAATATGGAGGTGGGGATTAGGGAGCCAAATAGCACTACCGATTTATATTTTGGTGATAAAAAATTTAATAAAGGATTTCAAATATTTGTAATTGATTTTGCATAAAGTTACATATTCTAAGGATTATATAAATTATTGTTAGTTGGTGGTGTAAAGTTGAGTCAAACTTTGTCTTGTGTCAACTTGTTCCTAAATTTTAGGAATTTAGGGGGAAACTTATTTCCAGAGAAATTTTCTTAAGGGTCAAGTTTGTTCCTCTATATAAAggactagaattgtaggtttaTATAATCCAACGTAGAAGACTAGTATGCTTTAGGATTTTTTGTCTCTTTGGTAGGAAAGATCGTGTgataccgtgaaggtcaatatcgatgtgatagaaaaacttgtagaggattttggtgttctagtgtttaggatTTGGGGATTTTCCCTACACCTtatttctagtgtttccatgtttctcctcggTTACCGGCAGCTAtgaagacggtgtagaagagaCAGGGCCGGCCCTGAGCCGAAGCACCCGAAGTCTGACTTCGGGCGATAAAATTGTGGGGCATCAAATTTATTTCCTTCTTCCGATTTTGAGTAAAAAAGTCAACGTTAAACTAGGTATAATTTGTAATACCAATCCGCTGCAAGgtcaacaaaataaaaaaaatctcatgttgagagatttatggaaattgaaggatgtacgacacgttccgaatttgaagaaaaacttggcgtatgtgggccaagtttgtgatgatgactgtgaagttgtgcttACCAAACACAATTGCAAAGTGAAGAAAGGAGCTATGgtattagctcgtggagttagagtTGGTACTCTATACAAGAGCTATGGTACTAAGAGCCAATCATTAGTATGAAAAAGTGTAAAAGACAATAAAATATTTGAGAGAGGATGATTCTTTGCATTGGAGAATGCATTTGTGGAGAGAGAAGTTCAAAAATCCATGCATGTTTACCTTCTCCAATGCGAAGAATCATCCTCTCTCATATATTTTATTGTGTTTTACACTTTCCCATGCCAATGATTGgctcttatcttgtgcatggatgcaAAAGATAACAAAACCCTTTTTTCTTTAATGTGTCTTTGATTATCAAATTAAAAATAGAGCCTATTTAAGTTTTCTCTCCTTTCTCCTCTTTAATCTTTAATCTAGGGGAGAACTAAGAATATAAGGGAAAATAAAGAATTAGGGTTCTTTAAAACTATACAAGGTAATCATCATTTTTTCTAACTAATTATTAATTTAGTGACCATCTTGTTTTGACTAAtcattttgttttgttatttgttaaaattaaaatttaggGCATAAATTAAATCATTGATTATAACGATAATTTTAGGAAATTTACTATTTTACatgttattattttatattttaataaaCTATAGTATTTATCTTAATAATTTCGTTGATTTGTAGGTATGCATGCGGGTTTAAAAAGAAAGCACCGGTCTGGATCTCGAACTAGAAAAAGGAGAGCAAAGCCAAAAAATTGTGAGTTAATAAAATCTCTTTTTGGGTCTTTAATAATGAATAACTTGATTAAGGGTGCACagggtacggttcggctcggttcttgacgagaccgagtacctgtacctccctagcctcggttccaaaattttggacctgtaccttgtacctcggttccggttgcATTCGGTACCAGGTACGGTACCAGGTACGATACCGGTTCCAATCGGTTCTTTTCCAGACAGAaatatgtctttttctctgacaaTCTAAGTACATGtttttacctgtttttcaatatattaagtaaTAACTCATACTTAGAACAAAGCAACAATTAATAAGTAGCTATATTACTagaaaaccaaacaaacaaagtcTTGAAAACCTGAGTAGCAGTAGGCATTAGCAGTGTAGCACACGAACTGACAATCTCACAATCACACACACTAAAGTCTGGGAAatccgaaaaaacaacaattagcaGTAGGAAGTAGCCATAGacacacacactaagtcttgaaaatgagaaaatctgaaaaaaaagaacaactagcagtgcagctagtgatgcagtagtcttgaatcttgatcttctaatccatatcagcagcacttgtggtgtcatcagtgttgataggaccaagtaacgctgccaAACAAATAATAGTAGTTAGTAACTCAATATCATCTCAGCTTGCATCACAACTCATTTAACCCATCAACATACATAACAACTCTTCATTAGACTCAATTCATTAATCAGCTAAACATCCTAGAATGATCAACATCCACAAGACCAAACTTCAATTCATAATTAAGATGAGAACTACAAAACCACCACCAAAACAAATTAACACCTTAATTTCTAacaccctaatttctcaaattaacTACACACATCAAGATACACAGTACCATATCAATAACAAAACATGAACCCTGAATTAAGACAAGTACTAGCTTGTTATTAGCAATTCAGCTAAACTTTCAATCCAAAGATTTTGCAGCTCATACTCAAAATCAAGATAACATCTGGATCTTCTCAACATCATTCAATTGATCAATTCTCATCCAaacaaatccaaaaacaaaaccctaaccctaaaatcaCAAATTCAGTAACATAAAACAGAGCATAGCATCACAATTCAATGAAACACACATCAATTAGATAAGATCTCAATCTTTCAAACATTAAACAACAAAATTAAAGCAAAACCCAGATTTTATTTAACACCCTAATTTCATTAAAAAAAgtaatgaaaaatcaaaagaaaagattaagaagatagaattcttaccaaatccaagccaaatCAATCAACTCTTGCAAATCTGATGAACAAGTCTTAATTACAaatctgaaaaatcaaaagattaaaGGTAGAATTATTAGATTCAGATTCTCAGAAGATTCAGAATTATTACAAATCTCAATTacaaaaccctaggttcagttcgCTTACCCTTTGAATCAACACTTGAGATTCAAAGTAGGTTCAGTTCGCTTACAAATCTTAATTACTTACCGTTTGAATCAACACTTACCCTTTCAATCAACACTTGTAATGGAGAAGAGAAGATTGTCGCTCGTCTCTGTTAATCAACATTTGTAATGGAGAAGATTGTCGCTCGTCCCTTCTCAGACAGAGAGGAGAcggaaaaaacaagaagaagaaaatgaaaagagaAACGGAAACCCTATAATGTTCGCTTATATACCCCCCTCTAATCTAACGGCTAATACTGATCCCTTATCCCCTAAATATAACGGCTCTAATCATTCGGGACATTCGGTCCGGTACGGCACGGTACTTGtacaggaccgtgtacctgtacccccagacctcggttcctattttttggaccggtacctgtaccttgtacctcggttcggtccaaaaccaggtacggttccaccggttccggttcGTTccatcggtccggctcggttcctgtgcacccttaaacTTGATGATAAAACTATTATCAGAGATATTTCTTTAGAAAATGTCGAACGAGGAGTGTTTATACCTTATCAATAAATTTAATATATCGTTCGAGTTCATTTTTTTCTACTCTAGTATGCGTATAATCTTAATCTAAAAAATAAGCAGTCACTTAGTTTACTTACAAGGTAaagaaaattatcaaaaaaaaattatatatgctTGTATGGGGGCATCATTTCATATATTAACTTCGGGGCATGTACGTttcagggccggccctgagaAGAGATGACATGAGGTTGGTTTGAAGAATGTTTAGAGAATTGGTTTCTATTATtttcttcgatggtgttctcgggtatgtcttgttaactctttggttcCTGTTTTAAGTtgtggaaagagcatgtaatggtctttgatttaatgaaagtttttctggtggtgttggtcgtggatgtagcctgtaaaggtgaaccacatatatcttgtgttgtggttgtgtgtgtGCTTCTTTATGTTTtgtctctcttattatttctccctATTTGGTTCAAAAGACCAATTtccctttgtgatcctgatttccgctgcgctcggggtgccaattttccaaACAATTATGGTGTTGCTTTCTTAGCCCcataatcatataaataaataTACGTAGTTATCTTCATAATCCTAACATATTTTGAAAACAATCATAATTATAACAACACAGTAAACTAACCCGCTAGAAAATTAGATTCTTGTTCCCATGGACAAGGTCATTGAAATAAATACGTAAATGATACCCATAATCTTGAAACATTTTGGAGGCAACCCTTACTAATTACACTTCAATAAATTCTTAAAACATAGTTTACCTCTCTCAATATCACTTTCTAATGCATGTATTATCTAAACCAACATTTTTGAGTGCGACTGTTATGTACAGGTTTTTCATATGGTCATTTATGGTGTACAAATAATGGTAAGTTTTTTTAAACACCCATataaaatatttcaaaaatcaaaagAGAGCTCGTATGATAATGAACATACTATATAATAAAGAatcttgttaacttgtatactaGTATACAGGTTAAGGAttcaattattattttctttttgtcttAGAATTTGGTGAAGCCTCGTtaataacgttttttttttttatgttgcaaTTTGATTACTTTTATTGGAAAGATAGTTATCGTGGGGAAATGTTTTCATGTTAATTAGAAAACATCTATTCCGTTTTTAgccttatttattttttatagtaATACACTAATACTTTAGAAGATTTATCAGAAAGAAAATTTGGTGAATCCGCGTTTTGACGTATGCCCCACATGATGACTAAGGTCTTTGGCTAAATAAATTAGTGAAGATTATGGGTTTTCTTTAAATTATTAACTTAACTGGATACAAAGTCCTAttgtttttataattatttttctccAAAAAAATACTGACGAGACATATAAACAACTAAAGTTAAGGTCTCCTAAAATACTCTATAGAAATCTTTACTGTAATATTTTTAGATATCCGGAATTTTGATAATTACCAATTTAAAAACTAATATGCGGAAATGGGAAAAAATCGCATCAAACTTAAAAGATAAAATGGAGAAGAATAAAATATTTGGTTTATGCAAAACAATGTTCACCATCAGATTAGACACATCCTACACAGATATGCAGACATAACTTATTCAGCATTAATTAGGAGTTATTTGCTAAACATAAGACTAGGTCCCACTGTAATAAACGATTCAATCCACCTTTTCATTTCCTATCAGGATAAAATAAACATTAATCAATAAGGGTAGAGTAGGTATCTACATTTCATTGGTATTTAGTATTGGATTAACGATTGTTGCATTTTCTATAAATGATTCCTAAATCCAAGGTAAAAAGTAGAGTATTTAATGTCCCTTAACGTATGTCATGGTATTTAATATTGGATTAACCCTATAATAAACGGTTATGGAAGGTTAATAAACATTGTTGATAATAGATATGCGCTAGAAAAGAACATTATGGGAAAATAGATGCACTCTAATGAAAAACCGTAGACGATACCAGCAatccaaaaatatatatatataatagttGCAGTCTAAAAAATCTCTACGGAGTTGGATTTAATGGGCCTTTGTAACGCAGGCTGGCTACTTTGCCCATCAAAGATGGTGGCCTTGGTATCCACACTATAGATAATCGCACTTACACAATTGTAAGATGCTTAAAGATCTCTATGCATATTAGTTCTTCCGAGTTCTTCACTAAATcctcgtcttcagttgtaagcctTGTGAattctaaaactcaactacataaTTTATTCTAGTCCGAAACACCTAttggtaaactagaaatcaagactatagtttttatcaactaaatttgacaaacaatcttgagatagctaggaacgcttgcgagttcgaccgagcaatgctctaacaacatgattcaggtctggaactcttgtttgcatacctagtatgcgaattgATTTACTTGGAAAGGTTCAGAACTCTTGTAGGCATACCCATTATGCGAACGAGTTAACCTGAGTTGGGTTTGGAACAGTTCGTACCTAGTTTGCGCACGGCTGGTCAAGACCAAAGTCTGGAACTGTTGTTCACGTACCCAGTTTGTGAACTCAGTGGTAATGTTCTAGAATTGGTCATGTATGatcttcatactcatgaactaaaacatctatgatataaggaatgaaatctttgcaaaccttggcttaatgttcatgaattaaatcGTGTATAAGTACTTTGTTGGATCATTAACCAAACCGATtccgattcaattggttcataaatatttctatgaaatgatgaacaattgatcaatCCTATTGAAGCACATAGATTCATTTGATTTCCATTCATgattgattggtcttcatatttgatctaaatgtgctagatgaatatggctaagcaagaaatgttcatgtggctaacttcgattaactatttttGAGACAACAtagtatacacgtttgggtacggttcatcaacatctaaatataagtatatttcatttgtgtgtaacaacctaAGACCATCAAACatggagattaattgctttatttctaagtagacttagcttgaatcttgaattagggtttcacataACGGTCGACATtatttgctttgttactaagctatcttagctttaattgaaatcaaatctaatttgaaagagtatataaggagaactctagcacttaggaaaactaatacccacactttTGTGTGCTCCTAGttacgtactagagtcgattctcctttagcctagtttttccaaaaccattaggTTAACggattaaagacttcattgggattctgaagccagatccaactattttctttgtaatcgcgtattctgatcttacttcttctatcgtattgagtactatcttctctaagacttGCTCgagtttatctctgataggtaagatataaaaagtagtcacaaagtctttcgtctcaaactttgtgattccacaataactttttctgttaatcagttgggttattgtgagataactaatatttctaggttgtttttcgggagtataagaccggataattagttggttcctgtgcaccttgatttatcataagaaggAATGAAAACTTCatcggtatttctgtgggagacagatttatctatcagaatatactTTTCTGGAGGAGACCGATTTATTATTAAGTTTTcatctttgggtcgtagcaactcatagttgtggatgagatcagctaaaagaatcaagtgcgtagaatccagcgtggttcaagaggcgtaaggaacgtgattgtagcttaatcagtgtaagattggttagggatcaactacatttcagtccgaagttaatttgtagtaggctagagtctgtagcatcttaatacaatgtggtgttcaatctggactcggtcccgaggttttttcgcgtttgtggtttcctcatcaacaaaatttttgccgtctgtgttatttcttttccgcattatagtttatataattaaaatatcacaggttgtgcgtagttcaataaatTGAGAAATctaaccttgtttgttggacatAAATTGATTGGGACTTGAAC comes from Papaver somniferum cultivar HN1 chromosome 7, ASM357369v1, whole genome shotgun sequence and encodes:
- the LOC113294084 gene encoding F-box protein At3g07870-like, with amino-acid sequence MEKVLPYDVVLQVFCRLPIQSIFNCKLVCKAWLGILKDPFFALQHVIYRQLINGGDHYAYDHGFLMLIIDFSIFSGFSLWYHDYVKTNEEEVGLYMPPIKRISHPTIRRYDHYCYKSIIGSCNGLICCSLSIDGDPIYICNPVTKEYLCLPKLMDSQEYESGGFGYHHSTNEYKVVRILSRRSTSVKRQVQVYTLGGTSDHGWRNKDDIRYVFSRRGGIFVNGEIYWLSYDSTIVAFNIADEKFHEVISLPPSITDDFGLPLFEVDGCLCVVEYLRDDKKNDVWLLRKRTGNDLSGKEFHTLSWRKEFSISTSMFIFPLSITKGGGLLIWQDGECLCYDPKHGIAQHIGHSNNEYIFEVIPHTNSLVSLKALVDERPDRIRRE